In Gossypium arboreum isolate Shixiya-1 chromosome 6, ASM2569848v2, whole genome shotgun sequence, the following are encoded in one genomic region:
- the LOC108486026 gene encoding serine/threonine-protein kinase ATM — MENPKTPETLEAKNPDLDLLEEAYEPPDLLTLIESSNGLGSILDVQLQENGNAFGGDSLAMDVKENGVNIIETEEVCLVGDGVDNVKEDQEERLELRVDTGIGDNAVVEPIKEEGTKEDDRSGINGVGLVKSVQVSGDNISLYVDFSGTLNEVNSTGLMTGKEELMVDGQEYKFYVGDIVWIRTKSQSWWPGKIFDPSKVPEYALAGEEKNWLLVGYFGSSHVAWCCSSQLKPFHVNFRQMIGRNKARSFLGAVEKAVEDFGKCLKMEMTCSCILKEDKFLSYGSSTKEGDSMPERKSGRLGEFSATQLEPVKFLCQLKSFAQVVSKPDMLEFVALQSYLSAFYCSIGHCQLPLHQLWETTYDADNAGSGSMGERDNNAGLGEGNSISYKFLLEQSDVMKNEMLQHNLNGVTVKTSGENWGALPESCEDIIAREGVFSSKQALTSRKRKRKVHYEKRKVHYELSSSSTPFEGPDQGTCLSVENGDDDSELRNETGYELRERKKSRYLSYPYVNLEGKVLPVTEDSKTLKVSHEEVKEFIGSPSSDKRSAKRFQKTWYRKFIKGNDVTAYPELSNTSSADLLSELHLLAVDCLFQTESKTFGLTEWFFSRFRISSYHDESIYEMHCKNMANQKEATVTDPCLLGNDPHQTKPTSSPLTSPRNKMQKKKKLTSSATSNSKSPSGMLDGNINLVACNLSAKESQAMTSEAPNGKQTHQENKEANNIPDLNGNGAINRGLFVANGDNASSRSFMLDFQGTDPHSVETIAEQSNREGLNVSLPDSSGPIAPLTSPNMVSFLSESKSGQKKRGRKPRAPSSSTNPVLTSNIPDLNGTSTEPNTSTKDSQEANSVPSTGKPARKRRRRRKGEISLGTPSMIINYNGAGTSGKLLATTLLLTFTPGASMPSKEVLVATFSRFGPLKESEVQILKDSSNARVVFMRNEDAAKALRSLEESNPFGANLTNYQLQNNNILTTHQHMEGFRLPAKLTGTMPRLGDAPPIDVIKKNLEMMTSMLEKSGDNLSPEMKAKLESEIKGLLKKVSHCPGSSS, encoded by the coding sequence GAGATAATGCAGTTGTAGAACCTATTAAGGAAGAGGGGACTAAGGAAGATGATCGATCGGGGATTAATGGAGTTGGTTTAGTTAAGAGTGTTCAAGTTTCCGGAGACAACATTTCACTTTATGTAGACTTTTCGGGTACTTTAAATGAAGTAAACAGTACTGGGTTAATGACGGGTAAGGAGGAGTTAATGGTTGATGGGCAGGAATATAAGTTTTATGTCGGTGATATTGTTTGGATAAGAACCAAAAGTCAGAGTTGGTGGCCAGGAAAGATCTTTGATCCTTCAAAAGTGCCGGAGTATGCTTTGGCTGGGGAGGAGAAAAACTGGTTGCTAGTTGGGTACTTTGGTAGTAGCCATGTTGCTTGGTGCTGCTCATCTCAGTTGAAGCCTTTCCATGTGAACTTCCGTCAGATGATTGGACGGAATAAAGCTCGTAGCTTTCTTGGTGCAGTTGAGAAGGCTGTGGAGGATTTTGGTAAGTGCCTGAAGATGGAGATGACATGTTCATGCATTTTGAAAGAAGATAAGTTCTTATCTTATGGTTCTTCGACTAAGGAAGGAGATTCCATGCCCGAGCGCAAATCTGGTCGACTGGGGGAGTTTTCTGCCACTCAGCTTGAGCCTGTAAAGTTTCTTTGTCAACTCAAGAGTTTTGCACAGGTTGTTTCAAAGCCTGATATGCTTGAATTCGTTGCCCTACAGAGCTATTTGTCAGCATTTTACTGTTCCATAGGACATTGCCAGTTGCCCTTGCACCAACTGTGGGAAACAACATATGATGCAGATAATGCAGGCAGTGGTTCAATGGGTGAAAGGGATAACAATGCTGGTTTAGGTGAAGGAAACAGCATCTCATATAAGTTCTTGCTGGAACAATCTGATGTAATGAAGAATGAGATGTTACAGCACAATCTGAATGGGGTTACAGTGAAGACGTCAGGTGAGAACTGGGGAGCTTTACCGGAGAGCTGTGAAGACATCATTGCTCGAGAAGGGGTTTTCTCAAGCAAACAGGCTTTGACTTCGAGGAAGAGAAAGAGGAAAGTTCATTATGAAAAGAGGAAAGTTCATTATGAGCTGAGCAGTAGCAGCACTCCGTTTGAAGGGCCTGATCAAGGCACATGTCTTTCTGTGGAAAATGGTGATGATGACAGTGAATTAAGAAATGAAACAGGCTATGAGTTGAGGGAACGAAAGAAGAGCAGGTACTTATCATATCCTTATGTTAACTTGGAAGGTAAAGTTTTACCTGTAACGGAAGATTCTAAAACTTTGAAAGTTTCTCATGAGGAGGTTAAGGAATTTATCGGGTCTCCTTCATCTGACAAAAGAAGTGCAAAGAGGTTCCAGAAAACATGGTATAGGAAATTTATAAAGGGAAACGATGTAACTGCTTATCCGGAGCTCAGCAATACATCTTCTGCTGATCTGCTTTCTGAGTTACATTTGCTAGCTGTTGATTGCCTGTTTCAAACCGAAAGTAAAACCTTTGGTCTGACTGAGTGGTTCTTTTCTAGATTCAGAATCTCGTCATATCATGATGAGTCCATTTATGAGATGCACTGCAAGAATATGGCTAATCAGAAAGAGGCTACCGTTACTGATCCTTGCTTGTTGGGGAATGATCCACATCAAACGAAGCCTACTTCCTCGCCCCTCACTTCTCCTAGGAATAAAATGCAGAAGAAAAAGAAGCTTACAAGCTCTGCAACATCAAACTCTAAATCTCCTTCTGGCATGTTAGATGGGAATATTAACTTAGTGGCATGTAACTTATCAGCAAAAGAGTCGCAGGCAATGACCTCTGAAGCACCTAATGGGAAACAAACGCATCAGGAGAATAAAGAAGCTAATAACATACCTGATTTAAATGGAAATGGTGCTATAAATCGAGGCTTATTTGTTGCAAATGGAGATAATGCGAGCTCCAGATCGTTTATGTTAGATTTTCAAGGGACTGACCCACATTCTGTTGAAACAATTGCTGAACAAAGTAACAGAGAAGGGTTGAATGTTAGCCTGCCTGATTCTAGTGGACCTATTGCACCTCTGACAAGTCCAAACATGGTTTCATTTCTATCTGAAAGCAAATCAGGTCAGAAGAAGAGAGGAAGGAAGCCAAGAGCGCCATCCAGCAGTACGAACCCTGTGCTCACTTCAAACATACCGGACCTAAATGGAACTAGCACAGAACCCAACACATCGACAAAAGATTCACAGGAGGCAAACAGTGTCCCATCTACAGGAAAACCTGCAcggaagaggaggaggaggaggaaaggcGAGATTAGTTTAGGCACTCCGAGtatgattataaattataatgGAGCAGGGACAAGTGGAAAGCTCCTTGCAACCACTCTCCTCTTGACATTCACCCCTGGTGCTTCCATGCCTTCAAAAGAAGTTTTGGTTGCCACATTTTCCAGGTTTGGGCCCTTGAAGGAATCGGAGGTTCAGATACTTAAAGATTCTAGTAATGCCCGTGTTGTTTTTATGCGTAACGAAGATGCTGCAAAAGCATTGCGGAGTTTAGAGGAGAGCAATCCTTTTGGTGCAAACCTTACGAATTATCAGCTTCAGAATAACAATATTCTAACCACTCATCAACACATGGAGGGATTCCGGCTGCCTGCAAAGCTTACCGGCACAATGCCTCGCCTCGGTGATGCACCTCCAATTGACGTTATAAAGAAGAATCTAGAGATGATGACATCAATGCTTGAGAAATCGGGGGATAATCTGTCTCCGGAGATGAAGGCAAAGCTGGAGAGCGAGATAAAAGGACTACTGAAGAAAGTCAGCCATTGTCCTGGATCCTCTTCCTAG